A genomic segment from Daphnia carinata strain CSIRO-1 chromosome 1, CSIRO_AGI_Dcar_HiC_V3, whole genome shotgun sequence encodes:
- the LOC130692259 gene encoding doublesex- and mab-3-related transcription factor dmd-4-like, producing METSSNSKSAMSISNGSASCSNGGAALRRPKCARCRNHGVISWLKGHKRHCRFKDCLCVKCNLIAERQRVMAAQVALKRQQATEDAIALGLRSVATGTRMPFLPPGPIFGGRDSPKKDDPLDESMYNSGSDEEELQAIGQEDQQRTVEKVLNLALNNNDDPAITESPAGPNKERVLQHHGSLDMLTRVFPFHPKNAVESALESCGGDVAKAVQQLVGHQPNHQSSSSDIMTMNNVDDGTMTSSKANNSGSNYSMTTSGSNKSAFMPTTSLLPTTSSPSRSQYGHSMSVSSSTSMAYPSALRMMSPYPSAAGMMSFLHPSAYFAAAAAAAASNPHSYPWLFPSHYRPPSQHPFQHVCLPGCSVCPITSGTPSTSSSSSPGESISCNPNNSNVKTSTLMLSSSPDKLFKTNLGRNKDFVFQHGGNNFP from the exons ATGGAAACGAGCAGCAACAGTAAATCAGCAATGTCCATCAGCAATGGGTCTGCATCATGTAGTAACGGCGGAGCAGCTCTTCGTCGACCGAAATGCGCCCGATGTCGCAATCACGGAGTCATCTCTTGGCTCAAAGGCCACAAACGTCACTGCCGGTTCAAGGACTGCCTCTGTGTCAAGTGCAATTTAATTGCAGAGCGACAACGAGTCATGGCCGCTCAG GTAGCACTGAAACGGCAACAAGCTACCGAAGATGCTATCGCTCTTGGATTGCGCTCTGTCGCCACTGGAACCCGGATGCCTTTCTTGCCACCTGGGCCCATATTTGGAGGCCGTGATTCACCCAAGAAGGACGATCCACTTGACGAATCCATGTACAATTCTG gTTCAGATGAGGAGGAACTGCAAGCCATCGGCCAAGAAGATCAACAGCGAACGGTAGAAAAAGTTCTGAATTTAGCATTGAACAATAACGACGATCCTGCAATCACCGAGTCGCCAGCTGGGCCCAATAAGGAACGTGTTCTTCAGCATCACGGATCACTTGACATGCTGACCAGAGTTTTCCCGTTTCATCCGAAAAATGCAGTAGAAAGTGCACTGGAGAGTTGTGGTGGGGACGTCGCTAAAGCTGTCCAGCAGTTAGTTGGCCATCAACCGAACCATCAATCGTCTTCTTCAGATATTATGACGATGAATAATGTCGATGATGGAACTATGACTTCAAGTAAGGCCAATAATAGTGGAAGTAATTATTCAATGACAACAAGCGGCTCGAATAAATCCGCCTTCATGCCAACGACATCCTTACTCCCGACCACATCATCGCCCAGTCGTTCGCAGTACGGACATTCGATGTCTGTATCTTCATCAACATCAATGGCATATCCTTCAGCTTTGAGAATGATGTCACCTTATCCTTCGGCTGCAGGAATGATGTCGTTTTTGCACCCGTCGGCTTATTTTGCGGCCGCAGCCGCTGCTGCGGCCAGCAATCCACATTCGTACCCTTGGCTTTTCCCTAGCCATTACAGGCCGCCTAGCCAGCATCCGTTCCAGCACGTTTGTTTGCCTGGATGCTCAGTATGTCCAATAACATCAGGTACGCCCTCGACATCATCTTCCTCATCACCTGGTGAAAGCATTAGTTGTAATCCCAATAACAGCAATGTGAAAACCTCAACTTTAATGTTGTCCTCATCGCCAGATAAATTGTTTAAGACTAACCTTGGAAGGAATAAAGATTTCGTGTTCCAGCACGGTGGCAACAACTTTCCCTGA